From Amphritea atlantica, a single genomic window includes:
- a CDS encoding amidohydrolase, protein MQDLTITLIQPDMQWQNPAENRAMYEQLMDQHAADTDLVLLPEMFSTGFTMDSRTAAEPMGGETCQWLQQQALQRNIAIAGSLAIEAGNGYVNRMIFTFPDGSQSLYDKRHLFRMAGEHERYQPGEKRVIVDYKGWKILLQVCYDLRFPVFSRNCNDYDLALYVANWPSPRRQPWRKLLQARAIENLCYVAGVNRVGTDANGHEYSGDSMLVDFKGDLLIDHAPGMPFCESFRLSAAELDEFKQKFPAWMDADSFTIQD, encoded by the coding sequence ATGCAAGATCTGACCATAACCCTGATTCAGCCAGATATGCAGTGGCAGAATCCGGCTGAAAACCGTGCGATGTACGAACAGCTGATGGATCAGCATGCTGCCGATACGGATCTGGTGTTGTTGCCGGAGATGTTTTCCACCGGTTTTACCATGGATAGCCGGACTGCTGCTGAACCGATGGGGGGCGAGACCTGTCAGTGGCTTCAGCAGCAGGCATTACAGCGCAACATTGCCATTGCCGGCAGTCTCGCCATCGAGGCGGGTAATGGTTATGTGAACCGAATGATTTTTACCTTTCCGGATGGCTCGCAGAGTCTCTATGACAAGCGTCACCTGTTCCGCATGGCCGGTGAACATGAACGTTATCAGCCCGGAGAAAAACGGGTGATCGTTGATTATAAAGGCTGGAAAATCCTGCTACAGGTCTGCTATGACCTGCGTTTTCCGGTGTTCTCGCGTAACTGCAATGATTATGACCTTGCGCTTTATGTGGCAAACTGGCCATCACCTCGCCGACAGCCCTGGCGTAAGCTGCTGCAGGCCCGTGCGATAGAAAACCTCTGTTATGTCGCCGGGGTGAATAGAGTGGGAACCGATGCCAATGGCCATGAATACAGCGGCGATAGCATGCTGGTGGATTTTAAGGGCGATCTGCTGATTGATCATGCCCCCGGAATGCCTTTCTGTGAAAGCTTCAGGCTGTCTGCCGCAGAGTTGGACGAGTTTAAACAGAAGTTTCCTGCCTGGATGGATGCTGATAGCTTTACCATTCAGGATTAA